ataaaaaaaacagtTTTGTGTATCATTTACaatttgttatttttttattttattcaatGTGTTTATCGATttgacaaaaaaaataaagaaaatatatatatataaatatttatatatatatatatatatatatatatttaaaatataaaattccagttttatatatatcacaAAACACATTTGTTGTgattttttcttcaatGGTTCAATTTTTTATGCAACATTTTCAGCTCATTTTTTGCTTCACTATTCGGAAGATCTTCTaagttataataatttcgAGCTATTTCTAGGAGCCACTTCCCCTCAATTTTTGTTACAGttcttataaaatttttactAGTTAATAAGAGTTCATGATATACTACCCATTCTGGATTCATTTGAAAGACGGTAGATGGGTGTAAGGTCACCATTTGTATATCTTTAACAGTAATGTAATATCCTTTACTTGTTTTATATGCTACTTGTTGATAAAATCCACTTAATAAGGCTTTCctaatatttatataatattcagGGTTTGAAGGTTTAATAGAAagaatttttaaatttaatcTTTCCATAATTCTTAATAATTGTTGTCTTACATTTTGCGCCGATGTCATAGCTCtatgatttaaaaaatattcaaaacAAAATTTCTTTGATTCATTTGTATCAACAAGTGCATGTTTTACATATGCATGAAATACATTAAGTAAAGTTAAATGATCGCCATCTAAATGTGAGAATCtcattttcatttcatCTGCTTCTTTAACCTTTACCTTTGGTCTTAGAAAACAATTAGGAACAGATAACATTGCAGCTATAGTTAATATTTCACTAGAACATGAATAATTTGGGGATTCAATTAACACTTTCGCTAGCTGAGGATCTACAGGGAATTCAGACATTAAATGTCCTTTGTTTGTTAAATCTCCTTCGTCATCTAAAGCTCccaaataatttaattgTTCTAATGCTCTCATCAATGTTTCTGGAGCAGGCGGGTCCATAAAATCAAAATGAACTAAATCATCGATGCCtaatttctttaaatttaatacaACTGAACCTAAATTCGATCTTAATATTTCTGGATATGTTTGTTCTGGTAAGGTTTCTTCAAAACATTTTTCAGTATATAATCTAAAACATTTTCCTGGTTTAGTTCTACCAGCTCTTCCAGCTCTTTGTTGAGCAGAAGCTTTAGATATTGGTGCAATGAGTAAGGACTCAATACGAGCCCTAGGATTATATACTTTTTGTTTTGAAAAACCTGGATCAATTACATAGACAATACCATCAATAGTTATAGATGTTTCTGCAATATTTGTTGCTAATATACATTTTCGTCCATTTTTATCACCTTTAAATCTAGGTTTTGGTGGTGgttcaaatattttttgcTGTTGTGCAGGTGGTAAAGATGAATATAAAGGAAGTACAACCAGTTGACCAGCATTCATATTTCTTGAAACAACTCTTtcaatttcttttttcgTCATTTCAATTTCTTCTTCACCCGTTAAAAAAACCAAAATATCTCcttcttcttcatttatatgtatatcaTATACTGTCCTAATTACAACCTTTACATAATCTTTTTCAGCTTGTAGagtataaaatatttccACAGGAAATAATCTTCCTggtatatttaaaatttttgaattattaaaaaatttttgaAACTTTTCTGCATCTAATGTTGCAGACATTactattaattttaaatcatttcttttttcttgaatattttttatgacgccaaataatatatccGTAGCTAATGTCCTTTCATGTGCTTCATCTAATATTAtagtattatattttgttaacAGAGGATCACTCATAGATTCTCTTAATAACATACCATCtgttaaatattttattatagtTTTATTACTAGATTTATCTTCAAATCTTATGGTATAACCAACGTAAGTACCTAATTCAACATCTAATTCTTCGGATACTCGCGCAGCTACGCTCATAGCTGCTACCCTTCTTGGTTGTGTAACAGCTATAGATTTTTTTTCCGCATATTTTGATTCTAAAACGAATTGAGATATTTGTGTTGTTTTTCCACTACCTGTATCACCAACGATAATTAgtacattattttttttgagcaattttaaaaagttCTTTTTTGCACTCCATGCTGgtaacttttttttctcttctAAAAGTTGTAGATATCTCTGACTGTATTTTTGATTGGTCAATTTGTTAATCATTGAATCGTCCTCATTATTAGTGACGACACTTGTATGAGTAGTAGGTTGAATATTattgtaattattattatcattattattattattttctttagataatatatcattttgtacatttgtaatattatttaaaatattattttctacCTTAACATTGCACTTATTTagatttatattattagtTATATTAGAATccacatttttattatctttatcaagaatattatattcatttatcttattattatcaaataAGTTTTTTTCGTCATCATCTTGTTCAtaacaattattatttaattttatcttcttattattttcctcatttattatattatctagttttttttttttggtacGTTCATTCATACTATTTGTACATTCTTCTGATACAGTATTTCGTTCTAGCGAAATATTATTGGATTGATTATCTTCCTCTTCGCTCATTTTTTacttaataaattattcatatgaaatatatattttgaataaatatttatattttcatatgttTTACAATCTtatgttataaataataaat
Above is a genomic segment from Plasmodium reichenowi strain SY57 chromosome 9, whole genome shotgun sequence containing:
- a CDS encoding pre-mRNA-splicing factor ATP-dependent RNA helicase PRP43, putative, with the translated sequence MSEEEDNQSNNISLERNTVSEECTNSMNERTKKKKLDNIINEENNKKIKLNNNCYEQDDDEKNLFDNNKINEYNILDKDNKNVDSNITNNINLNKCNVKVENNILNNITNVQNDILSKENNNNNDNNNYNNIQPTTHTSVVTNNEDDSMINKLTNQKYSQRYLQLLEEKKKLPAWSAKKNFLKLLKKNNVLIIVGDTGSGKTTQISQFVLESKYAEKKSIAVTQPRRVAAMSVAARVSEELDVELGTYVGYTIRFEDKSSNKTIIKYLTDGMLLRESMSDPLLTKYNTIILDEAHERTLATDILFGVIKNIQEKRNDLKLIVMSATLDAEKFQKFFNNSKILNIPGRLFPVEIFYTLQAEKDYVKVVIRTVYDIHINEEEGDILVFLTGEEEIEMTKKEIERVVSRNMNAGQLVVLPLYSSLPPAQQQKIFEPPPKPRFKGDKNGRKCILATNIAETSITIDGIVYVIDPGFSKQKVYNPRARIESLLIAPISKASAQQRAGRAGRTKPGKCFRLYTEKCFEETLPEQTYPEILRSNLGSVVLNLKKLGIDDLVHFDFMDPPAPETLMRALEQLNYLGALDDEGDLTNKGHLMSEFPVDPQLAKVLIESPNYSCSSEILTIAAMLSVPNCFLRPKVKVKEADEMKMRFSHLDGDHLTLLNVFHAYVKHALVDTNESKKFCFEYFLNHRAMTSAQNVRQQLLRIMERLNLKILSIKPSNPEYYINIRKALLSGFYQQVAYKTSKGYYITVKDIQMVTLHPSTVFQMNPEWVVYHELLLTSKNFIRTVTKIEGKWLLEIARNYYNLEDLPNSEAKNELKMLHKKLNH